One window of the Zea mays cultivar B73 chromosome 3, Zm-B73-REFERENCE-NAM-5.0, whole genome shotgun sequence genome contains the following:
- the LOC100283154 gene encoding sarcosine oxidase, with translation MAASNAGPEAAATAAGHRFNFDVIVVGAGIMGSCTAHAAASRGARVLLLERFDLLHHLGSSHGESRTIRDAYPKAQYPPMVRLARRLWAEAEAESGYSVLTPAPQLSLGPRSNASLLAAVRSAGAEEADLTRRWGGAFRVPDGWVAAVSERGGGVLNATKAVAMFQALAVRKGVVVRDKTEVLGVRKALEEGGVVVTTSTGAEFRGAKCVVTVGAWASKMVRSIAGLELPIQPLHTMVLYWRIKPGHERELAAESGFPTFSSYGDPHVYSTPSLELPGLIKINYDGGPPCDPDARDWADGGGGVAERVARWIEEFLPDHVDTAGGPVSRLSCMYSMTPDKDFVIDFLGGEFGKDVVVGAGFSGHGFKMAPAVGRILAEMAMYGKESTATEAGVELGHFRINRFEGNPLGNAAN, from the coding sequence ATGGCCGCCTCGAACGCTGGCCCCGAGGCCGCAGCCACTGCCGCCGGCCACCGTTTCAACTTCGACGTCATCGTCGTGGGCGCCGGCATCATGGGCAGCTGCACGGCGCACGCGGCCGCGTCCCGCGGCGCGCGGGTCCTGCTTCTGGAGCGCTTCGACCTGCTACACCACCTCGGCTCCTCGCACGGCGAGTCCCGCACCATCCGCGACGCCTACCCCAAGGCGCAGTACCCGCCGATGGTCCGCCTCGCGCGCCGCCTctgggccgaggccgaggccgagtcggGCTACAGCGTGCTAACCCCGGCGCCGCAGCTCTCCTTGGGCCCGCGCAGCAACGCCTCTCTGCTCGCCGCCGTCAGGAGCGCCGGCGCGGAGGAGGCAGACCTGACGCGGAGATGGGGCGGGGCGTTCCGGGTCCCCGACGGGTGGGTGGCCGCGGTGAGCGAGCGCGGCGGCGGCGTCCTGAACGCGACCAAGGCGGTGGCCATGTTCCAGGCGCTCGCCGTCAGGAAGGGCGTCGTGGTCAGGGACAAGACGGAGGTCCTTGGAGTCAGGAAGGCGCTGGAGGAGGGAGGTGTCGTGGTGACGACGAGCACCGGCGCCGAGTTCCGCGGCGCCAAGTGCGTGGTGACGGTAGGCGCGTGGGCGAGCAAGATGGTCAGGTCCATCGCCGGCCTGGAACTCCCCATCCAGCCGCTGCACACGATGGTCCTGTACTGGCGCATCAAGCCCGGCCACGAGCGGGAGCTCGCGGCGGAATCCGGTTTCCCGACCTTCTCCAGCTACGGCGACCCGCACGTGTACAGCACGCCGTCGCTGGAGCTGCCGGGCCTGATTAAGATCAACTACGACGGTGGCCCGCCGTGCGACCCCGACGCTCGCGACTGGGCCGACGGTGGCGGTGGCGTGGCAGAGCGGGTCGCCCGGTGGATCGAGGAGTTCCTGCCCGATCACGTGGACACCGCCGGCGGGCCGGTCTCCCGACTGTCGTGCATGTACTCCATGACACCAGACAAAGACTTCGTCATCGACTTCCTTGGCGGCGAGTTCGGGAAAGACGTCGTGGTCGGGGCTGGATTTTCAGGGCATGGGTTCAAGATGGCGCCGGCGGTGGGGAGGATCCTGGCCGAGATGGCCATGTATGGCAAGGAGAGCACAGCGACGGAGGCCGGTGTCGAGCTCGGCCACTTCAGGATCAACCGCTTCGAGGGTAACCCCTTGGGAAACGCCGCGAATTAG